In Cystobacter ferrugineus, the DNA window CATCCACAGCAGCAGGGGCCCCGCGTCGGGCAGGCGCTGCTCGTAGAAGATGGCCTGGTAGGAGGTGATCATCACCGCCATGGGGTTGAGCAGCACGGCCAGCGTGCGCACGTGCGCGGGAATGGTGAGGGACTGGTAGAAGATGGGAGTGACGAAGAACCAGAGCGTCAGCAGGTTGGTGACGATCTGCTGCAGGTCCCGGAAGAAGACGTTGAGCGCGGACAGCAGGTAGGAGAGCGCCAGCGTCACGCACAACTGGATGAGCAGCACCGCCGGGAAGGCCACGATGTGCCAGGTGGGCCAGCGGCCGAAGAACATGCCCAGCAGGATCATCAACGGCAGCGACAGCAGGTAGTTGATGAGGTTGGTGACCACCACGGTGGCCGGGAGCACCTGCGCCGGGAAGCGCACCTTGGTGAGCAGATCCCTGCGATCACTGATGGAGCTGGCCCCCGCGCTCAGCGAACTGGAGAACCAGATCCACGGCAGCAGGCCCACGAACACGAAGAACGTGTAGGCCTCGAGCTTCTGCCGCATGTAGACGGAGAAGAGCAGCGTGTAGACGGCCATCTGCAACATCGGGTTGAGGAACGTCCACAGGAACCCGAGCACCGAGTTGCGGTAGCGCGCCTTGAGTTCGCGCTGGGTCAGACTCAGGAGCAGACCCCGGTACTGGTAGAGCTCTCGGAGGTTGCGAAGCATGCGGGGCCATTCATACAGCATAAAGGGTGGGCAGTAGGAACCGCCCTCCACTTCCCCGCTCCGCATGGCAGGCAGCCCTTCGACCCAGGGCGATCCACGCGTCCGGCGAGAGGACGGCGTCAGCAGGCGTTCCGGCCGGTGAATCGTACAAACGACAAGGCCCCCTGGTTTCCCAGGGGGCCTTTGTATGGAGCGGGAAAAGGGATTTGAACCCTCGACCCTCGCCTTGGCAAGGCGATGCTCTACCGCTGAGCTATTCCCGCATCAGGCCGGAGTGTTGG includes these proteins:
- a CDS encoding ABC transporter permease — encoded protein: MLRNLRELYQYRGLLLSLTQRELKARYRNSVLGFLWTFLNPMLQMAVYTLLFSVYMRQKLEAYTFFVFVGLLPWIWFSSSLSAGASSISDRRDLLTKVRFPAQVLPATVVVTNLINYLLSLPLMILLGMFFGRWPTWHIVAFPAVLLIQLCVTLALSYLLSALNVFFRDLQQIVTNLLTLWFFVTPIFYQSLTIPAHVRTLAVLLNPMAVMITSYQAIFYEQRLPDAGPLLLWMAIAFMLLMFASVLFERRREEFAEFV